In a single window of the Trichoderma breve strain T069 chromosome 6, whole genome shotgun sequence genome:
- a CDS encoding aldehyde dehydrogenase family domain-containing protein, with product MFYFSHTEIGVNREVFNHEHGVASACRSIADLIQVVTTSTSPVIAASGRSALVVKEPYGVVLGIFSPEHSPRPGATGLPAAACYGHCRGNTVVLRGPEAAPGTMWRIASALHDAGLPAGCLNTLYHVPKDTGIIISSPNASSANSKVAEEFCKALLLALKDSSDTQGWDVAQLVSDVAVINNKKLITDALSKGAQLLADDMGHGIESASKLRLTIIMGVRKDMDIYYKECFGPVVSLLVAIPPSKEMI from the exons ATGTTCTACTTTAGCCACACTGAGATTGGTGTCAATAGAGAAGTGTTCAACCACGAGCATGGCGTGGCCAGCGCCTGCCGCAGCATCGCCGACCTCATCCAAGTGGTCACCACATCAACAAGCCCTGTTATTGCTGCCTCTGGTCGTAGTGCCCTGGTCGTCAAGGAGCCGTACGGTGTCGTGTTGGGTATCTTCTCCCCGGAACATTCCCCACGTCCTGGCGCTACGGGCTTGCCTGCAGCCGCTTGCTAT GGACACTGCAGGGGTAATACCGTTGTGCTCAGGGGTCCCGAGGCTGCTCCTGGAACCATGTGGAGAATTGCCTCTGCTCTTCACGATGCCGGCCTTCCGGCTGGCTGCCTCAACACCCTGTACCATGTTCCAAAGGATACTGGTATCATCATATCATCACCA AACGCATCATCGGCCAACTCCAAGGTCGCTGAGGAGTTCTGCAAGGCGCTCCTGCTTGCCTTGAAGGACTCATCCGACACTCAAGGCTGGGACGTAGCTCAGCTGGTCAGCGATGTAGCCGTTATCAATAATAAGAAGCTTATTACTGATGCCCTGTCCAAGGGCGCTCAACTCTTAGCCGACGACATGGGCCACGGTATCGAGTCTGCTTCTAAGCTGCGACTAACCATTATCATGGGCGTCCGAAAGGACATGGACATCTACTACAAGGAATGCTTCGGACCGGTCGTGTCATTGCTGGTTGCGATACCACCTAGCAAGGAAATGATCTGA
- a CDS encoding fungal specific transcription factor domain-containing protein: protein MFSLPPRNKSLQLIMLFFSDASIIFPKVDRPSFIQRYHDAKRNEQSLWEDTEPSAANRESVQSLLLMTHYNQGAQQPERAWNAHGLAVRTAYKIGLHSKAALADLMRSEMEALKRTWHGCVVLDRLLAMTLGRPGNSS from the exons ATGttttctctgcctcctcGGAACAAATCTCTCCAGCTGATtatgctcttcttctccgatgccagcatcatcttcccCAAGGTCGACCGTCCGTCTTTCATCCAAAGGTACCACGACGCGAAGCGCAACGAGC AGAGTTTGTGGGAAGATACGGAACCGAGCGCTGCCAATCGGGAGTCTG TGCAATCCTTGCTGCTCATGACGCACTATAATCAAGGCGCCCAACAACCGGAGCGTGCGTGGAATGCACACGGTCTTGCCGTTCGAACAGCCTACAAGATCGGCTTGCATTCCAAGGCAGCCTTGGCCGATCTGATGCGGTCCGAGATGGAGGCGCTCAAACGCACATGGCACGGCTGTGTGGTCCTGGATcg GCTGCTCGCCATGACCCTCGGCCGACCTGGCAATTCCTCCTAA